In Thermospira aquatica, the following proteins share a genomic window:
- a CDS encoding EAL and HDOD domain-containing protein — translation MATSQSQFYIGRQPILNRESQIKAYELLFRSSEGRNVSDRNDLYATSSVIVTLLNQIGVHNLLANYTGYINVENQFFENHLYENLNPSSFVLELLETCKVDQALIDAVDHLHKKGFRFALDDVVLNDQSYIKSFSPLLPYVSVIKIDVRENTEYQIKSKLNLLQKSTNAKFLAEKIENVEEFHFYRDELQFDLFQGYFFSKPTIIQGQKIEPKRTAIMELLHLIETDADINKLEETFKRYPDITVNLLKFINSSAFGTRSKVTSIRQAIALLGYKKLFNWLMLLAYVYQTDNEIARPLFDLALQRAKMMETLIRHLQGNNPDMMDAAFLTGLLSLVGALYQEPLEQVLSELGIGKEIYDAIISKENLLGKLLFLIETNETNDVEEILALLDEIKLSLDVLNKAAIEGFTWAQLFKGV, via the coding sequence ATGGCTACATCGCAGAGCCAATTTTACATTGGCAGACAACCAATTCTTAACCGCGAGTCACAGATCAAAGCTTATGAGCTTCTCTTTCGCTCAAGTGAAGGACGCAATGTTTCAGATCGCAATGACCTCTACGCTACTTCATCTGTGATTGTAACCCTCCTCAACCAGATCGGTGTACACAATCTCCTGGCAAATTACACAGGTTACATCAACGTGGAAAACCAATTTTTCGAAAATCATCTCTATGAAAATCTCAATCCCTCAAGCTTTGTCCTTGAACTTCTTGAGACTTGTAAAGTAGACCAAGCTCTGATCGATGCCGTCGATCATCTTCACAAAAAAGGTTTCCGTTTTGCCCTTGATGATGTCGTTTTAAATGACCAGAGCTATATCAAAAGCTTTAGTCCCCTCCTCCCTTATGTCAGCGTTATCAAAATCGATGTACGTGAAAACACCGAATACCAGATCAAAAGCAAACTCAACCTCTTACAAAAATCTACAAATGCAAAATTTCTCGCAGAAAAGATAGAAAATGTAGAAGAGTTTCACTTTTACCGTGATGAACTCCAGTTCGACCTCTTTCAAGGGTACTTTTTCTCAAAACCCACTATTATCCAGGGACAAAAGATCGAACCCAAGCGAACTGCCATCATGGAACTCCTCCACCTCATAGAAACAGACGCCGACATCAACAAACTGGAAGAAACCTTTAAACGTTATCCTGATATTACCGTCAACCTCCTCAAATTCATCAATTCATCAGCCTTTGGTACCCGGAGCAAGGTAACCTCCATCCGTCAAGCTATTGCTCTTCTAGGATACAAGAAGCTTTTCAACTGGCTCATGCTCCTTGCTTATGTCTATCAAACAGACAATGAAATCGCACGCCCCTTGTTTGATCTGGCCCTTCAACGTGCCAAAATGATGGAAACACTTATTCGTCACCTTCAAGGCAACAATCCAGATATGATGGATGCAGCCTTTCTCACGGGACTCCTCTCCCTCGTCGGTGCCCTTTACCAGGAACCCCTTGAACAGGTTCTCTCAGAGTTAGGTATCGGCAAAGAGATCTACGACGCCATTATAAGCAAGGAAAACCTCTTAGGAAAACTTCTTTTCCTTATCGAGACAAATGAAACCAATGATGTGGAAGAGATTCTTGCACTCCTCGATGAGATCAAACTCTCTCTCGACGTCCTCAACAAAGCAGCTATAGAGGGTTTTACCTGGGCTCAGCTTTTCAAAGGTGTGTAA
- a CDS encoding glutaredoxin family protein, producing MIPFEKVSGKNKGDIKLFALSTCIWCRKTRRLLEELGVEYSYVYVDLLEPDTKKETIEELIKWNPDCSYPTLLVNNKECIIGFEEEDIRKHLE from the coding sequence ATGATACCTTTTGAAAAAGTCTCCGGAAAAAACAAGGGCGATATAAAACTCTTTGCCCTCAGCACCTGCATATGGTGCCGAAAAACCCGTCGACTTCTTGAAGAATTAGGGGTTGAATACTCATATGTATATGTTGACCTTCTGGAACCAGACACCAAAAAAGAAACCATAGAAGAACTCATCAAATGGAATCCTGATTGCTCGTATCCAACCCTCCTTGTGAATAATAAAGAATGCATCATCGGCTTTGAAGAAGAAGATATCCGAAAACATCTCGAATAA
- a CDS encoding arsenate reductase family protein has protein sequence MGSQIQIFGVKKSFDTQKAERFFKERRIPFHFVDLKEKSFSPGELRSIADTIPWEKLVDTSSSVYQKRQMQYLEVDWFEEILENPTLVRMPIVRWGKKVTVGYEPDIWKEWIKSLE, from the coding sequence ATGGGATCACAAATTCAAATATTCGGCGTCAAAAAAAGTTTCGACACACAAAAGGCAGAACGCTTTTTTAAAGAGAGGCGGATACCATTCCATTTTGTTGACCTCAAAGAAAAAAGTTTCAGTCCTGGAGAGCTCCGATCGATAGCTGACACTATCCCCTGGGAAAAGCTTGTTGACACCTCAAGCTCCGTTTACCAAAAACGACAGATGCAGTATCTTGAAGTGGACTGGTTTGAAGAGATACTGGAAAATCCAACCCTCGTACGCATGCCCATTGTACGATGGGGGAAAAAGGTAACGGTTGGCTATGAGCCCGATATATGGAAAGAATGGATCAAATCCTTAGAATAA
- a CDS encoding ferredoxin-thioredoxin reductase catalytic domain-containing protein — protein MEKERIEQYYQKLKKDVEAGGYHLNPDESFTKELVESLIINEERYGYPSCPCRLASGIRQEDLDIICPCDYRDPDLEEYGTCYCGLYVSLDIIQGKKKLTSIPDRRKKEKTKPSSMKQIEGNLPYPIWRCKVCGYICARENPPETCPICKASKDRFERFL, from the coding sequence ATGGAAAAAGAACGTATCGAACAATATTACCAGAAGCTCAAAAAAGACGTCGAAGCAGGGGGATATCACCTCAACCCTGACGAGAGTTTCACCAAAGAACTTGTCGAAAGTCTTATCATCAACGAAGAACGATACGGATACCCCAGTTGCCCCTGTCGCCTGGCAAGTGGAATACGACAGGAAGATCTCGATATCATCTGCCCCTGTGACTACCGGGACCCTGACCTCGAGGAATACGGTACATGCTACTGTGGGCTGTATGTGTCTCTTGATATTATCCAGGGCAAGAAAAAACTCACCTCCATCCCGGACAGGCGAAAAAAAGAAAAAACAAAACCCTCATCCATGAAACAAATCGAGGGAAATCTTCCCTATCCTATCTGGAGATGCAAGGTTTGCGGGTACATCTGTGCACGAGAAAACCCTCCTGAAACCTGTCCTATCTGTAAAGCAAGCAAGGATCGTTTTGAACGTTTTCTCTAA